In Fibrobacter sp. UWR2, the following are encoded in one genomic region:
- a CDS encoding CotH kinase family protein yields MFFQPKKIIFSLVFYLATFAFAQTYDLPLIIVNTQNGKALEKGADKIPGTMRILDKGTNNVADSAKGELMNIGIKIRGQTSADFPKKGYGIELKARACTNVADTACHDTSLKVLGMPKNADWVFHGPYVDKTLIRNALAYWFYQRTGRYSSRFKFFELYLNGQYKGVYLLLEKIKRAKARVHIAKLKEEDISGDDVTGGYVLSIDKVENNSTQGLDKEGFKSKDGSPVVMRSPKKENTTREQQQYIQNFFNSIEQKCDNGDINSSGCLDILDIDAAVDYIMHEDITNNTDAYICSFYMFKDKDSKGGKLQLGAPWDFNLAFGAYQRVGGEKAEGWRIPQSANDGGFAFGMNEWFVAKWIQNIWKDNSFQQKYKARWAELRSGVWHTKNIDHFIDSLKTVLKNAADRNFQRWPNLGQSSGTCDADPMESGNNNGGNNGWNQGGWNMGCMGMKMNYYNEPTWDAEIEHLRKYVKQRFAWIDQQLSFSEPSTPIATEALIIDDWGYYDEDDDDNPPPIGFQPHLSVTRLNSYTVAGNKITVQSVDGGLFRLVALNGKTLFQKQIPAGTQSFQIPRAALNQHWIATLNGKMLSR; encoded by the coding sequence ATGTTTTTCCAGCCCAAAAAGATTATTTTCTCGCTAGTATTCTATCTAGCGACATTTGCGTTCGCGCAGACATACGACCTGCCGCTCATCATCGTGAACACGCAAAACGGCAAGGCGCTCGAGAAGGGAGCCGACAAGATTCCCGGCACCATGCGCATTTTGGACAAGGGCACGAACAACGTTGCCGACAGTGCAAAAGGCGAGCTGATGAATATCGGCATCAAAATTCGCGGGCAGACCTCCGCCGACTTCCCGAAGAAGGGTTACGGCATCGAACTCAAAGCGCGCGCCTGCACGAACGTCGCCGACACGGCCTGCCACGATACGAGCCTCAAGGTACTCGGCATGCCGAAGAACGCCGACTGGGTGTTCCATGGTCCTTATGTAGACAAGACACTCATCCGAAACGCGCTCGCCTACTGGTTCTACCAGCGCACAGGCCGCTACAGTTCGCGCTTCAAGTTCTTTGAACTCTACCTGAACGGGCAGTACAAGGGCGTGTACCTGCTGCTCGAAAAAATCAAGCGAGCCAAGGCACGCGTGCATATTGCGAAGCTCAAGGAAGAAGATATCAGCGGCGACGACGTGACTGGCGGTTACGTGCTCAGCATCGACAAGGTGGAAAACAACTCCACGCAGGGCCTCGACAAGGAAGGCTTCAAGAGCAAAGACGGCTCCCCCGTCGTGATGCGTTCTCCGAAAAAGGAAAACACCACCAGGGAGCAGCAGCAGTATATCCAGAACTTCTTCAACTCCATCGAGCAGAAGTGCGACAACGGCGACATCAACAGCAGCGGATGCCTGGACATTCTCGATATCGATGCCGCGGTCGACTACATAATGCACGAAGACATCACCAACAATACCGACGCCTACATCTGCAGTTTCTACATGTTCAAGGACAAGGACAGCAAGGGCGGCAAGTTGCAGCTCGGTGCCCCGTGGGACTTCAACCTCGCCTTCGGAGCCTACCAGCGCGTGGGCGGCGAAAAGGCGGAAGGCTGGCGTATTCCCCAGAGCGCAAACGATGGCGGCTTCGCGTTCGGCATGAACGAATGGTTTGTCGCCAAGTGGATACAGAACATCTGGAAAGACAACAGTTTCCAGCAGAAGTACAAGGCCCGCTGGGCGGAACTGCGCAGTGGCGTTTGGCACACCAAGAACATCGACCACTTCATAGACTCCCTCAAGACAGTCCTCAAGAATGCTGCCGACCGCAATTTTCAGCGCTGGCCGAACCTGGGGCAGTCTAGCGGCACCTGCGACGCCGATCCGATGGAATCCGGAAACAATAACGGCGGGAACAACGGCTGGAACCAGGGCGGTTGGAACATGGGCTGCATGGGCATGAAGATGAACTACTACAACGAACCTACGTGGGACGCCGAAATCGAGCACCTTCGCAAGTACGTGAAGCAGAGATTCGCATGGATTGACCAGCAACTGAGTTTCAGCGAGCCGTCTACCCCCATCGCAACCGAAGCGCTCATCATCGACGATTGGGGCTACTACGACGAGGATGACGATGACAATCCTCCCCCAATCGGATTCCAGCCCCACCTGAGCGTTACCCGCCTCAATTCCTACACGGTCGCAGGCAACAAGATCACCGTGCAAAGTGTTGATGGAGGCTTGTTCAGGCTAGTCGCCCTCAACGGCAAGACGCTCTTCCAGAAACAGATACCCGCCGGCACACAATCATTCCAGATTCCGCGTGCGGCACTGAACCAGCACTGGATTGCAACGCTCAACGGGAAGATGCTAAGCCGCTAA
- a CDS encoding DUF3300 domain-containing protein: protein MNTNETKRSRIWLVAVFAVLFCLPNAAFAQGNFTASELDTLVANIALYPDPLLVQVLAASTHGDDIHPAAVWAEAHKNMTGKDLSVALERAKLPYDPSVQALIPFPQVLSMMDRYPAWTEQLGDAVFMQKEDVMASVQRLRRTASKFGHLRSDDRVKVTNGDNITITPVRTEYVYVPVYNPYYVYYRYYDGYAHITYAPGIWIGGWFGFWGWGACWFDWNRRYIYVRDTRWYPPRRHIPRRHHYAPPPRPHHDRPGHYAPPPRRNFHDSPRLGNPPPPPPPRAKNPPPPPRKDVERKDARLPDRGFDDRRERRSAAPTVWEEPNSRKATYSSSRSEPQPAPRSQSVSRSQFEEDGAQIYSGRSSKNTSSRDDRDSRSDRGSSHGGFNSRVIQRR from the coding sequence ATGAACACGAATGAAACAAAACGTTCCAGAATTTGGTTGGTTGCCGTTTTTGCAGTGCTGTTCTGCCTGCCAAATGCGGCCTTCGCACAAGGTAACTTTACCGCTTCGGAACTGGATACCTTGGTGGCGAATATCGCGCTTTACCCCGACCCGCTTCTGGTGCAGGTGCTTGCCGCATCGACTCACGGAGACGATATTCATCCGGCTGCCGTGTGGGCCGAAGCGCACAAGAACATGACGGGGAAGGATCTTTCTGTGGCGCTTGAACGCGCCAAGCTCCCATACGACCCGAGCGTGCAGGCGTTAATCCCGTTCCCGCAGGTGCTATCGATGATGGATCGCTACCCCGCATGGACGGAACAGCTTGGCGATGCGGTCTTTATGCAGAAAGAAGACGTGATGGCCTCTGTCCAGCGCTTGCGCCGTACGGCTTCGAAATTCGGTCACCTGAGGAGCGATGACCGGGTGAAGGTTACGAATGGGGACAATATAACGATTACTCCGGTGCGTACGGAATACGTCTACGTGCCTGTCTACAATCCGTATTACGTCTACTACCGCTATTATGATGGCTATGCGCACATTACCTATGCGCCGGGCATCTGGATTGGCGGCTGGTTTGGTTTCTGGGGATGGGGTGCCTGCTGGTTTGACTGGAACAGGCGCTATATCTATGTGCGTGATACTCGCTGGTACCCGCCGCGCAGGCATATCCCGCGTCGTCACCACTATGCGCCGCCTCCGCGTCCTCATCACGATCGCCCGGGTCACTATGCGCCGCCTCCGCGCAGGAATTTCCATGACAGTCCGAGACTCGGGAATCCTCCTCCTCCTCCTCCGCCCCGTGCGAAGAATCCTCCTCCGCCCCCGAGGAAGGATGTAGAAAGGAAGGATGCGCGCTTGCCGGATAGAGGCTTTGATGACCGCCGTGAAAGACGTTCTGCTGCCCCGACCGTATGGGAAGAACCGAACTCCCGCAAGGCGACGTATTCCTCGAGCCGCAGCGAACCGCAACCTGCTCCGAGATCGCAGTCGGTTTCCAGATCTCAGTTTGAAGAAGATGGTGCGCAGATTTATTCCGGCCGTTCTAGCAAGAACACCAGTTCCCGCGACGATCGTGATTCTAGGTCCGATAGGGGCTCATCGCACGGAGGGTTTAACAGCAGGGTTATTCAGCGTCGCTAG
- a CDS encoding DUF6175 family protein, with product MRFYSSLAFASAFLIACAGTQQDEAVPETAVPAPVPEQETAPAQPPIDNSTLPNILVTPAQNGKGISELQVVQNNPMAKAMMEAINEYLTRKKYNVTSLEGAAELDNVVQMQNDIAETDEDLSYLASLALGADVYIKFSGTVKSGTIAVDLNAYESSTARLLGSESTMDDDCGGNDQATISDCLHRAAKRAMPRLEKKIQAYWEKDREQGTQYKLIINIKGAFDEDEIEDLHDDIVSLLKKNFLRVNMNVMTSKTIDATVYADAGKFPDSQEIYSLIRDSLKDKTQAKKISITRKLILMDLE from the coding sequence ATGAGATTTTACTCCAGCCTAGCGTTTGCATCTGCATTTTTGATTGCATGCGCCGGAACACAGCAAGACGAAGCCGTTCCCGAAACCGCAGTCCCGGCACCCGTTCCCGAACAGGAAACAGCCCCGGCTCAGCCCCCCATCGACAACAGTACGCTTCCGAACATCCTCGTAACACCCGCCCAGAACGGCAAGGGCATTTCGGAACTGCAGGTGGTACAGAACAATCCCATGGCGAAGGCCATGATGGAAGCCATAAACGAGTACCTCACCCGCAAAAAGTACAACGTAACATCGCTCGAAGGAGCGGCAGAGCTTGACAATGTCGTACAAATGCAGAACGATATCGCCGAGACGGACGAAGACCTTTCCTACCTCGCAAGCCTAGCCCTAGGCGCCGATGTGTATATAAAGTTCTCGGGCACGGTGAAGTCCGGCACCATCGCAGTTGACCTGAACGCCTATGAATCGTCTACAGCAAGGCTCCTCGGCAGCGAATCCACAATGGACGACGACTGTGGCGGAAACGACCAGGCCACCATATCAGATTGTCTCCACAGAGCAGCAAAGCGCGCCATGCCAAGACTCGAGAAAAAAATCCAGGCATACTGGGAAAAGGATCGCGAGCAGGGCACCCAGTACAAACTAATTATAAATATCAAGGGGGCTTTTGACGAAGATGAAATCGAAGACCTCCATGACGATATCGTTTCGCTACTCAAGAAGAATTTCCTGCGCGTAAACATGAACGTGATGACGTCAAAGACCATCGACGCCACAGTCTACGCCGATGCAGGGAAATTCCCTGATTCGCAGGAAATCTACAGCCTTATCCGCGACTCGCTCAAGGACAAGACCCAAGCGAAGAAGATAAGCATCACACGAAAACTGATCTTGATGGACCTCGAATAG
- a CDS encoding YgcG family protein, with protein MLLHVRTTLAATLIIASIAFGIPLRPEKSHIYDENRLVPAQQVPFFNTLSEEFAKETGISVDAILLDDIGDRDARQYASDIAEKWMADIGQGGEILIFVAQKQRRKFVVTKGTASGILPDATIKKFEQETLLPDFRRERYGDGLLSFTARVVFAIADETGSTVNIDEQDLPKEEPMSIRGWIFIVAVFGLLIAVGSRGRRFGFFDNMKKLLSVSEIEKSPWPGIFRDTFGDNLVSAFLSGKCLMEGFDALASPWTVNFILKDNSPEEIAKLGAYEKRAARENLQFAHFYSPAEIVQTLDTTPLEYLHIANRNVPLCGIKPLAGFEPHPDKLAAQCRHEIDKALEQLHSDSKVPFAKALNDILPLLYGVYYLETKNYPENHGVVLKRYPAQDIAGLTKTLSGILATLNNPAVKPSVR; from the coding sequence GTGCTTTTACACGTAAGAACAACACTAGCTGCAACGCTCATTATCGCCTCTATCGCGTTCGGGATACCCCTGCGCCCCGAGAAAAGCCATATCTACGACGAAAACCGGCTAGTCCCGGCGCAGCAGGTTCCCTTTTTCAACACCCTTTCCGAAGAATTCGCCAAGGAAACCGGCATATCCGTAGATGCAATCCTGCTAGACGACATCGGCGACAGGGACGCCCGCCAGTACGCCTCGGATATTGCCGAAAAATGGATGGCGGATATCGGCCAAGGCGGAGAAATCCTGATCTTTGTCGCCCAGAAGCAGCGGCGGAAATTTGTCGTGACCAAGGGAACCGCAAGCGGAATCCTCCCCGACGCAACCATCAAGAAGTTTGAGCAAGAGACACTCCTACCCGACTTCCGCAGGGAACGCTACGGAGACGGCCTGCTCTCTTTCACCGCAAGGGTAGTTTTCGCCATCGCCGACGAAACGGGCAGCACCGTAAATATCGACGAGCAGGACTTACCGAAAGAAGAACCGATGTCCATCCGCGGGTGGATTTTCATCGTAGCCGTATTCGGCCTGCTCATCGCCGTCGGGAGCAGGGGCCGTCGGTTCGGGTTCTTTGACAACATGAAGAAGTTGCTTAGCGTAAGCGAAATCGAAAAGTCCCCGTGGCCCGGAATCTTCAGGGACACGTTCGGAGACAATCTCGTTTCGGCTTTCCTCTCCGGCAAGTGCCTCATGGAAGGCTTCGACGCGCTCGCCTCGCCCTGGACCGTAAACTTTATCCTGAAGGACAACTCCCCCGAAGAAATTGCCAAACTAGGCGCATACGAAAAGCGGGCGGCACGCGAAAACCTGCAGTTCGCCCACTTCTACAGCCCGGCAGAAATCGTGCAGACGCTCGACACCACACCGCTTGAATACCTGCATATCGCCAACAGGAACGTTCCCCTTTGCGGAATCAAGCCCCTCGCCGGATTCGAGCCGCACCCCGACAAGCTCGCCGCCCAGTGCAGGCACGAAATCGACAAGGCGCTCGAACAACTGCATTCGGATAGCAAGGTTCCGTTCGCAAAGGCCCTGAACGACATTCTTCCGCTCCTATATGGAGTCTACTACCTAGAAACAAAGAACTACCCCGAAAATCACGGGGTAGTCCTAAAACGCTATCCGGCACAAGATATTGCGGGCCTTACTAAGACCCTCTCGGGAATCCTAGCGACGCTGAATAACCCTGCTGTTAAACCCTCCGTGCGATGA
- a CDS encoding CotH kinase family protein — MSRSTKKLLYVIGLVFAFSANALAQTYDLPIIFVDTKGKCLSKDNIEKIPATMSVLDGATNNVADSAKGTHYEIGIKVRGQSSALFPKPGYGVEVRDDKGEGTDVSLLGLPPAEDWVFHGPYVDKSMMRNALAHWLFRQAGRYSPRTKHFDLYINGVYRGVYVLIEKIKRGKYRVDVSKLKETDIAGDSLTGGYIWAYDKTGTNTGGAGDKKTGGIEAEGFRTADGLNVILHYPKKANIQPQQEQYLKKYLDDLEGLFTNGKNGNGYDKYVDVGSAVDYVLHQELTDNGDSYWCSFFLHKPKDKGGKDGKEFKEGKVTLGPPWDFNLAMGNSSMMGGNGNSWQIEGKSGGGMWGGGWGGWGGGGDATMNMKAPIWLSGMWKDANYQSELKKRWAELRSGVWHTKTIDTYLDSMKTYLAKAADRNFKRWPNLGKSSGQGDADPEPMKFCTNSSSGGMGMGGNNANTWDGEYEYLRKKIKSRLSWMDQKLGFTEPAQPIVTEPIIHIPDWEKEEAEKNKGKDTIQTQNPDQPPVQWPPIAGLDDFSRLSPTNYFTVKGDRLEIQTDLGGTFALVDLNGVTLFKTKIKKGVTTLKVPRKAQNKHWIATLNGKMMNR, encoded by the coding sequence ATGTCGCGCTCGACGAAGAAATTGTTGTATGTGATTGGGTTGGTGTTCGCTTTTTCTGCGAATGCTTTAGCACAGACCTACGATTTACCCATTATTTTCGTTGACACCAAGGGCAAATGCCTTAGCAAGGATAACATCGAAAAGATTCCCGCCACCATGAGCGTGCTAGACGGAGCCACAAACAATGTGGCCGACAGCGCCAAGGGCACACACTACGAAATCGGCATCAAGGTCCGCGGACAGTCTTCCGCCTTGTTCCCCAAGCCCGGCTACGGCGTTGAAGTCCGTGACGACAAGGGCGAAGGCACCGATGTGAGCCTGCTCGGGCTCCCGCCAGCCGAAGACTGGGTTTTCCATGGCCCATACGTGGACAAGAGCATGATGCGTAACGCGCTCGCCCACTGGCTCTTCAGGCAGGCAGGCCGTTACAGCCCCCGCACCAAGCACTTTGACCTCTACATCAACGGCGTATACCGCGGCGTGTACGTGCTTATCGAAAAAATCAAGCGCGGTAAGTACCGCGTGGACGTAAGCAAGCTCAAGGAAACCGATATCGCCGGCGACAGCCTTACCGGTGGCTACATCTGGGCATACGACAAGACGGGCACCAACACGGGCGGAGCTGGCGACAAAAAGACTGGCGGCATCGAAGCCGAAGGATTCAGGACAGCTGACGGTTTGAACGTCATTCTGCACTACCCCAAGAAGGCGAACATCCAGCCCCAGCAGGAACAATATCTCAAGAAGTACCTCGATGACCTAGAAGGCCTGTTCACGAACGGTAAAAACGGCAATGGGTATGATAAATACGTGGATGTCGGTTCGGCGGTAGACTATGTTTTACACCAGGAGCTCACCGACAACGGGGACTCCTACTGGTGCAGTTTCTTCTTGCACAAGCCCAAGGACAAGGGCGGCAAGGACGGAAAGGAATTCAAGGAAGGCAAGGTAACCCTTGGACCTCCTTGGGACTTCAACCTGGCCATGGGCAATAGCAGCATGATGGGCGGCAATGGCAATAGCTGGCAAATCGAAGGCAAAAGCGGCGGCGGCATGTGGGGCGGCGGCTGGGGCGGCTGGGGCGGTGGCGGCGATGCTACCATGAACATGAAGGCCCCGATTTGGCTTTCTGGAATGTGGAAAGACGCCAATTACCAAAGCGAACTGAAAAAGCGCTGGGCAGAACTCCGCAGCGGTGTATGGCACACCAAAACGATAGATACCTACCTTGACTCCATGAAGACATACCTCGCAAAGGCAGCGGACAGGAACTTCAAGCGCTGGCCCAACCTGGGTAAATCCAGCGGCCAAGGCGATGCAGATCCGGAGCCGATGAAATTCTGCACCAACAGCAGCAGCGGCGGCATGGGCATGGGCGGCAACAATGCCAACACCTGGGACGGTGAATACGAATACCTGCGCAAGAAAATTAAAAGTAGGTTGTCCTGGATGGACCAAAAACTCGGCTTTACGGAACCGGCACAACCCATCGTGACCGAGCCCATAATCCATATTCCCGACTGGGAAAAGGAAGAAGCCGAGAAGAACAAGGGCAAGGACACGATACAGACACAGAATCCGGATCAGCCCCCGGTACAGTGGCCTCCTATAGCGGGCCTCGATGATTTCAGCAGGCTTTCCCCAACGAACTACTTTACCGTGAAGGGAGACCGACTTGAAATCCAGACCGACTTGGGCGGAACCTTCGCGCTAGTCGACCTGAACGGAGTCACGCTCTTCAAGACCAAAATCAAGAAGGGCGTCACGACCCTGAAGGTGCCCAGGAAAGCCCAGAACAAGCACTGGATAGCCACCCTGAACGGCAAGATGATGAACCGTTAA
- a CDS encoding fibro-slime domain-containing protein, whose translation MVNWVERARMLAVAAVLALGTAQAEKTVVFFTPWSNTNAVLFVGGDSVATMTPLDNYCGWFKATVDAPGEGFGVYFKQTVGLNYVGAEGMVAEEPTESSEILLDSVAALSDTVWVQGYKADVPALFSGYPGVLGDCPLKKIPVTVYDWLHGTDGDGDGSRKNGDPANGVSADFGSGGCSGKDKAVTGMVEYRLGANGVPVRADPFPEKCKITEHLDSWFLPEVVAKDSAGNEYTNMTCRDLYVSMDDEGFWLAEVSKDQISKGNEANSDGMFLLDDFEFLDDAEKVPNPYYDQLKGTKIGKHNFGYAAKIQATFEYVPGQYFDFYGDDDVWVFIDNRLAVDIGGQHGQVAGAVDLDTIGQNTGDMLVPGKTYDFHIFYVERHTGSSNFRMRTSIDLQVEASLFLTSDRRGSGMSYEVWQINKKSKLSCNFDANSAERDTTGGASTFKLTGGNLAGPEILGVGTHYEGIKITSDSTFSIDSAAIVSNYALAPGHYFLEVTLKADPSQVTKVEITVPSYSVPSVAFAKEDWTVLGTQVSGDTAQIGSWAYATYQVNITFFEEWAVVNNYNRKINLSFSNAAIDILDAPGGKKISAVNLDEDGRATFYVHANAPVSGAVLTAKGAAAGVSVWTDLKFAEPPAPRVEKAIAMDRNGDGRADSLYVHFERAVNGKSRLDSIQLTFGETFVATSNFKIVNETDIVLTAEDLGAECTGKVCGFGSRQFTGDASGIYSGSLNNWFTYENEGEVSNFFIENEQVTDGVGPIVLSASKKLSKDGSRLIDITFSEAISEESRHLFTEIFEYTCMRSGINEKPERPLQQGGTGAHMTLIYTSGGNGAVLPTDGDLIRFAPKGGAQDLAGNVPHRNNPWVAITGDQELGVENPGVVSLGEDPYGVIGNDTVTQVKLITDISQSAQQIADSLGVQGSLVDFDIAKIMVEQTKDAVEKFDAFVKSRVGSETDYDTTIVGISEQEALTQLFNDIRVNLVDTSYGFSEQAINGILDGSITEDNYRSIVGEGDLELFAKMAEANIEASRDTVITIGNVQTVTQADLFEAIRSGRLDAELAEAGVARELIDAVKAGEVTEFNLEEYRSGERTIVSDDAVELHYRTFYYSQFGEYVGGTSNTIRCSDKGVYGEEGCLKNKGNIFLAWNMRSNSGRLVGTGVYISRLEIKIVVNGKNTLHQVRDNFWGVRRGKNFSGLASSR comes from the coding sequence ATGGTGAATTGGGTTGAAAGGGCCAGAATGCTGGCTGTGGCTGCCGTCTTGGCGCTCGGAACGGCTCAAGCCGAAAAGACGGTCGTTTTCTTTACGCCGTGGTCGAACACAAACGCGGTGCTGTTCGTGGGGGGCGATTCCGTAGCCACGATGACGCCTCTCGACAATTACTGCGGCTGGTTCAAGGCTACAGTGGATGCGCCCGGCGAGGGCTTCGGGGTCTACTTCAAGCAGACTGTCGGCCTCAACTACGTGGGTGCCGAGGGCATGGTCGCCGAGGAACCTACGGAATCAAGCGAGATATTGCTGGATTCCGTTGCCGCCCTCTCCGATACGGTTTGGGTGCAGGGGTACAAGGCCGATGTTCCCGCGCTGTTTTCCGGTTACCCCGGCGTGCTTGGCGACTGCCCGCTCAAGAAGATTCCCGTGACCGTCTACGACTGGCTGCACGGTACCGATGGCGATGGCGACGGAAGCAGAAAAAACGGTGACCCCGCAAACGGCGTCAGCGCGGACTTCGGTTCGGGCGGGTGCTCCGGCAAGGACAAGGCTGTTACGGGTATGGTCGAATACAGGCTCGGTGCGAACGGGGTCCCCGTGCGTGCGGACCCCTTCCCGGAAAAGTGCAAGATTACGGAGCATCTCGACAGCTGGTTCCTGCCCGAGGTTGTCGCCAAGGACAGTGCGGGCAACGAATACACGAACATGACCTGCCGCGACCTGTATGTATCTATGGACGACGAGGGTTTCTGGCTTGCGGAAGTTTCGAAGGACCAGATATCGAAAGGCAACGAAGCCAATTCGGACGGTATGTTCCTGCTGGACGATTTCGAGTTTCTCGACGATGCGGAGAAGGTGCCGAACCCTTACTACGACCAGCTGAAGGGAACGAAGATAGGCAAGCATAACTTCGGGTATGCCGCAAAGATACAGGCGACGTTCGAGTATGTCCCTGGCCAGTACTTCGACTTTTACGGCGACGACGATGTTTGGGTGTTTATCGACAATCGCCTTGCGGTGGATATCGGCGGGCAGCATGGCCAGGTGGCGGGTGCTGTAGATCTCGATACCATCGGGCAGAATACCGGCGACATGCTTGTTCCGGGAAAGACATACGACTTCCATATCTTTTACGTGGAGCGCCATACCGGTTCGTCTAATTTCCGCATGCGCACTTCTATTGACTTGCAGGTCGAGGCGTCGCTGTTCCTGACTTCGGACAGGCGCGGCTCCGGAATGAGTTACGAGGTATGGCAAATCAACAAGAAGAGCAAGCTTTCCTGCAATTTCGACGCGAATTCTGCCGAGCGCGATACGACCGGTGGCGCGTCGACCTTCAAGCTTACCGGCGGTAACCTCGCGGGGCCCGAGATACTCGGGGTCGGTACCCATTACGAGGGAATCAAGATTACGAGCGATTCCACGTTCTCGATAGATTCTGCAGCGATTGTTTCGAACTACGCGCTTGCTCCCGGGCACTACTTCCTGGAGGTTACCCTGAAGGCTGACCCGAGCCAGGTGACGAAGGTGGAAATTACCGTGCCGTCCTATTCCGTGCCGAGCGTCGCGTTCGCGAAGGAAGACTGGACTGTCCTCGGTACGCAGGTCTCTGGCGATACAGCGCAGATTGGCTCCTGGGCGTATGCGACTTACCAGGTGAATATCACGTTCTTCGAGGAATGGGCCGTCGTCAACAATTACAACCGCAAGATAAACCTATCGTTCTCGAATGCGGCGATAGATATCCTGGATGCGCCGGGCGGAAAGAAAATCAGCGCGGTGAACCTGGACGAGGATGGGCGTGCGACGTTCTACGTGCATGCGAATGCTCCCGTATCTGGAGCCGTGCTCACGGCGAAGGGCGCCGCGGCGGGCGTTTCGGTATGGACCGATCTGAAGTTTGCCGAACCTCCCGCACCGCGTGTGGAGAAGGCTATTGCGATGGACCGGAACGGGGACGGGCGTGCCGACAGCCTGTACGTTCACTTTGAGCGCGCAGTCAATGGCAAGAGCCGTCTGGATTCTATCCAGCTGACTTTCGGAGAAACGTTCGTGGCGACATCGAACTTCAAGATTGTGAACGAGACCGACATCGTACTTACTGCCGAAGACCTTGGCGCGGAATGTACCGGGAAGGTTTGCGGTTTTGGTAGTAGGCAGTTTACCGGAGATGCGTCGGGAATCTATTCTGGAAGCCTGAACAACTGGTTTACCTACGAAAATGAGGGCGAGGTCAGCAACTTCTTTATCGAGAACGAGCAGGTTACCGACGGTGTCGGACCCATCGTGCTTTCTGCTTCGAAAAAGTTAAGCAAGGACGGGAGCAGGCTTATAGACATTACCTTCAGCGAGGCGATTTCTGAAGAGTCCCGGCACCTGTTTACTGAAATCTTTGAATACACCTGCATGCGCTCGGGAATAAACGAGAAGCCCGAAAGGCCTCTGCAGCAGGGCGGAACGGGAGCGCACATGACGCTCATCTATACCTCGGGCGGGAACGGGGCTGTGCTGCCGACGGATGGTGACCTGATCAGGTTTGCACCCAAGGGCGGTGCGCAGGACCTTGCCGGGAATGTACCGCACAGGAACAATCCGTGGGTTGCCATTACGGGCGATCAGGAACTCGGTGTAGAGAACCCGGGCGTAGTCTCGCTGGGAGAAGACCCCTATGGCGTTATCGGGAACGACACGGTTACGCAGGTGAAGCTTATTACGGACATAAGCCAGAGCGCCCAGCAGATAGCGGATTCGCTCGGCGTGCAGGGCTCGCTTGTCGATTTCGATATCGCGAAGATTATGGTAGAGCAGACGAAGGATGCCGTCGAGAAGTTCGATGCCTTCGTGAAGTCTCGCGTCGGGAGCGAAACTGATTACGACACGACAATTGTCGGCATCAGCGAGCAGGAAGCCTTGACGCAGTTGTTCAACGACATTCGCGTGAACCTGGTGGATACCTCGTACGGTTTTAGCGAGCAGGCCATCAACGGGATTTTGGACGGTTCCATTACCGAGGACAACTACAGGTCCATTGTAGGCGAGGGCGACCTGGAACTCTTCGCGAAAATGGCGGAGGCGAATATCGAGGCGAGCCGCGATACGGTAATCACCATAGGGAACGTCCAGACCGTGACGCAGGCCGACCTCTTCGAAGCCATCCGTAGCGGCAGGCTGGATGCGGAACTTGCAGAAGCAGGCGTTGCGCGTGAACTTATCGATGCCGTAAAGGCGGGCGAGGTAACCGAATTCAATCTCGAAGAGTACCGTAGCGGCGAAAGGACGATTGTATCTGACGATGCCGTGGAACTGCACTACCGCACGTTCTATTACAGTCAGTTCGGCGAGTACGTGGGCGGAACGTCCAATACGATAAGGTGCTCCGACAAGGGCGTGTACGGCGAAGAGGGCTGCCTCAAGAACAAGGGAAATATCTTCCTTGCATGGAACATGCGTTCTAATAGCGGCCGCTTGGTCGGGACTGGCGTCTACATCTCGCGCCTAGAAATAAAAATTGTCGTGAACGGTAAAAATACACTTCACCAAGTTCGCGACAATTTCTGGGGCGTGCGTCGCGGTAAAAACTTTAGCGGCTTAGCATCTTCCCGTTGA